CCGCGGCCGTCTCCCTCACGGACGACGCCCAGCTTCCGGGCGGTTCGGGTGGCTCGGGCAGTACGGGCGGCAGCGCGGGCGGTACGACCGGCGGCGCCGGCACCACGGGCGGTACCGGCGGCACGGCGGGCGGCGGCACCGTCGGCGGCTCCGCGGGCGGCGTGGGGAATCTCGCGAGCACCGGCTCCGAGGTTCCCACCGGCGCGCTGACCGGCGCGGCGGGCGCGCTCGCCTTCGCGGGCGCCGCCGCCGTCTACGTCGCCCGGCGCCGTAACACCGCCATCGACGAGGTCTGACGGGCGAGTTGAGCCGTCGGACCACGTGCGAGGGACCTTCGAGGGACCTCAAGGGGCAGGGCCGTACCGCGGGAGTCGCGGTACGGCCCTGCCCCGTCGGGCACACCTCGCACGTGATGTTCAACGGCTGATGCTTCAATGCCTGCGTGAATGACATCGCCGACGGCGGCATCGAAGTACTGAGCGTCTTCTGCGGGGGCGACGGGCGGCACGGCAATTCGCTCGGAGTCGTACGGCACGGCCGCGACTACCCGGACGAGGCGTCCCGGCAGGCGCTCGCCGCCGAACTCGGCTTCAGCGAGACCGTGTTCGTGGACGACCCCGAGCGCGGCCATGTGGACATCTACACCCCGGGCGTGCGGCTGCCGTTCGCCGGACACCCGCTCGTGGGCGCCGCGTGGCTGCTCGACCTGGAGCTGGTCAACCCGCCCGTCGGCGAGGTGTGGGTGCGCCAGGACGGCGAGTTCACCTGGATCACGGCGCGCCCCGAATGGGCCCCGCCGCGCACCCTGTGCCGCTACGGGACGGCCGCCGAGGTCGACGCCCTGCCCGCGCCGCCGCCGGGCGAGGGCTGGCTCTACGCGTGGGCGTGGGAGGACGAGTCGGCAGGCCGGGTCAGGGCACGGGCCTTCCCGCGCCGCGACGACGGCATCGTGGAGGACGAGGCGACGGGGGCGGCTGCCCTGCTGCTCACCGCCGAGCTGGGGCGGGCCCTGAACATCAGGCAGGGCCGGGGGTCGCAGATCCTCACTGCCCCCGGTCCTGACGGCTCGATCGAGGTCGGCGGACGCGTCCGCCTGCTCGCGCCGCGCTGAACGCGGTCCCTCGCGTCACCCTCCTCAGAGCCTGTCGGGTGGCCTCTGACCGGGCGTCCACGCCCTGGCACGCACGCTTCCCGCGTTGCCGAAATGCCCAAGTAGCTCCGCTACAAGGGCATCCCGGCGCCTTGGAATCGCACGCACCAGACCGCGTCCGCTATCCGATCGAAGGCCACCCGACAGGCTCTCAGGCGCTGAGGGGGAACTCGCCCTCCAGCTCGTGGAACACGGCACCGTTGAAGTCGAACGCCCGCTTGCACTCCTCGATGACGCGCTGCTTCTCCAGGTCGTCCACCGGGACCGCGTCGAGCAGTTCGCGGTAAGTGCGCTTGAACGCCGCCGGGTTGGCGATCTCGTCGAAGACGTAGAAGCGGACGCCGTCGCCCTTGCGTGCGAAGCCCCAGGTCTTCTCCGCCATGTCGCGGACGACCTGGCCGCCGGAGAGATCTCCGAGATAACGGGTGTAGTGGTGGGCCACATAGCCGCCGGGCCAGGTGCGGGCGCACTCGGTGATCCTCGCCGCGTACGCCGCGGTGGCGGGCAGCGGCTCCAGGCCATCGCGCCAGCCGGCGCCGCGCAGATGCGTCAGGTCGCGCTCCAGGGCGTCGGCGCGCATCAGCTCGGGCCGCAGGAAGGGGCCGGCG
The nucleotide sequence above comes from Streptomyces sp. NBC_01716. Encoded proteins:
- a CDS encoding PhzF family phenazine biosynthesis protein, encoding MNDIADGGIEVLSVFCGGDGRHGNSLGVVRHGRDYPDEASRQALAAELGFSETVFVDDPERGHVDIYTPGVRLPFAGHPLVGAAWLLDLELVNPPVGEVWVRQDGEFTWITARPEWAPPRTLCRYGTAAEVDALPAPPPGEGWLYAWAWEDESAGRVRARAFPRRDDGIVEDEATGAAALLLTAELGRALNIRQGRGSQILTAPGPDGSIEVGGRVRLLAPR
- a CDS encoding biliverdin-producing heme oxygenase, with protein sequence MDATATVPTPFSTMIRVASHEKHTEVNTSTFMSDLLGRRFGVEAYTRYTEQLWFVYRALEDAAGALEGDPVAGPFLRPELMRADALERDLTHLRGAGWRDGLEPLPATAAYAARITECARTWPGGYVAHHYTRYLGDLSGGQVVRDMAEKTWGFARKGDGVRFYVFDEIANPAAFKRTYRELLDAVPVDDLEKQRVIEECKRAFDFNGAVFHELEGEFPLSA